The Gemmatimonadota bacterium genome has a segment encoding these proteins:
- a CDS encoding sigma-70 family RNA polymerase sigma factor yields MSRVDRDTLDVLFTAAYAELRALAAQVRRDHPTATLNPTALVHEAWAKLARSPGFEVTSALHFRRIAARAMRQVLVEAARQRHAVKRGGPDAILVTFDEELTNHLGTAGSLLALDASLADLAKLSPRQAAVVEARYFGGLSVEEIAELLTISEATVLRDWRAARAWLATELGATPA; encoded by the coding sequence ATGTCCCGAGTCGATCGCGACACCCTCGACGTCCTCTTCACTGCCGCCTACGCCGAACTGCGCGCGCTGGCGGCGCAGGTGCGCCGCGACCATCCGACCGCCACGCTCAACCCCACCGCGCTGGTACACGAGGCGTGGGCCAAGCTCGCCCGCTCACCCGGCTTCGAAGTCACCTCCGCGCTGCACTTCCGCCGGATTGCCGCCCGGGCAATGCGTCAGGTGCTGGTCGAGGCGGCGCGCCAACGGCACGCCGTGAAGCGCGGCGGTCCCGATGCCATCCTGGTGACCTTTGACGAGGAGCTGACCAACCACCTCGGCACCGCCGGCAGTCTGCTCGCGCTCGATGCGTCGCTCGCCGACCTCGCCAAGTTGTCGCCGCGCCAGGCGGCCGTGGTGGAGGCACGCTACTTCGGCGGACTCAGCGTCGAGGAAATCGCCGAACTGCTGACCATTTCCGAGGCCACGGTCTTGCGCGACTGGCGCGCGGCGCGGGCGTGGCTCGCCACCGAACTCGGCGCCACCCCCGCATGA
- a CDS encoding response regulator transcription factor, translated as MTMRRILVVEDNPGLAEGLRLNLTHDGHEVRIATNGLEGLSQARRWDPELILLDLMLPHMDGFTVLRTLREEGHDVAVLVLSARAAETDRLRGFRLGADDYVIKPFSLPELLARVNAMLRRRPVHPSEPRAASERWQFGTVSVDTGTHVVLRDGEAVALRPREYDLLVALLRREGRVATRAELLDAVWQYEPDIVSRTVDVHILELRRKLEADPANPVHILTVRKTGYRVKTD; from the coding sequence ATGACGATGCGCAGAATTCTGGTGGTCGAAGACAATCCGGGACTGGCCGAAGGGCTGCGGCTCAACCTGACCCATGACGGGCACGAGGTTCGGATCGCGACCAATGGGCTGGAAGGATTGTCGCAGGCGCGCCGGTGGGATCCCGAGTTGATTCTGCTCGACCTGATGCTGCCGCACATGGATGGCTTCACCGTGCTGCGCACCCTGCGCGAAGAGGGGCACGACGTCGCCGTGCTGGTGTTGTCGGCTCGCGCCGCGGAAACCGATCGGTTGCGCGGCTTCCGCCTCGGCGCCGACGACTACGTGATCAAGCCCTTCTCGCTGCCAGAACTGCTGGCCCGGGTCAACGCGATGCTCCGACGCCGCCCAGTGCACCCCAGCGAGCCGAGGGCAGCGAGCGAACGGTGGCAGTTCGGCACCGTGAGCGTCGACACCGGGACGCACGTGGTGCTGCGCGACGGCGAGGCGGTCGCGCTGCGCCCCCGCGAGTACGACCTGCTGGTCGCGCTGCTGCGGCGGGAAGGGCGTGTGGCCACCCGTGCCGAGTTGCTCGACGCCGTGTGGCAGTACGAGCCCGACATCGTCTCGCGCACCGTCGACGTCCACATCCTCGAGTTGCGCCGGAAGCTCGAAGCGGACCCCGCCAATCCGGTGCACATCCTGACGGTGCGGAAGACGGGGTATCGGGTGAAGACGGACTGA
- a CDS encoding HAMP domain-containing histidine kinase encodes MPFPPRSLRDWRRRPEFLVGGASLLAVLIVGWGAWFLWTTMMRHRATADETLRDHAAYLADSYAGSVQSRTFIDLRTLLRGAQRALVAKGQLTSDSIATLTGAEAFSPYVLELAPHRYFVFDSVSAIATSAGDTADAILATSLRTRLGKPRAKDATYFGTVIARGADTSIAFVERERGGKRWVGLEIPLTRFREKVLRLPITPTLNAFMRLRDSLQMAPTDSNSQPIAVRVFGDHGEVLLESGNVANGDWKSDRMVLGPLMARITYAILPSAVPVLMPGGYPPLPGARVAMAVALALLLVSAAAVTAWRAVALSRLREEFTSSMSHELRTPLANIQLFAETLLLERAGGEAAQRGALDTIVRETRHLGQMVENVLALSRVGRPAHRLSPRPEDVDRLVREVAALFEPLARAHRIVLETTITPGPMATLDGDAVRRILINLLDNAIRHGGSGGTVHVSSRHDTTVLEFAVADQGPGIPPQDRERIWEPFERGEGSGSGIGLAVVRQLVLLHHGSVQIEEVAPHGACFRVTLPLIAGE; translated from the coding sequence ATGCCTTTCCCTCCCCGCTCGCTCCGCGACTGGCGCCGCCGTCCTGAATTTCTGGTCGGCGGCGCCTCGTTGCTGGCCGTCCTGATCGTCGGCTGGGGGGCGTGGTTCCTCTGGACGACGATGATGCGCCACCGCGCCACCGCCGATGAGACCCTCCGCGACCACGCCGCCTACCTCGCCGATTCCTATGCGGGCAGTGTCCAGAGCCGGACCTTCATCGATCTGCGCACGCTGCTGCGCGGCGCGCAACGGGCCCTGGTGGCGAAGGGACAACTGACCTCGGACTCGATCGCCACGCTGACCGGCGCCGAGGCGTTCTCGCCCTACGTGCTCGAACTGGCCCCGCATCGTTACTTCGTCTTCGACAGCGTCTCGGCGATCGCCACCTCCGCGGGTGACACCGCCGATGCGATCCTCGCCACCTCCCTGCGCACCCGCCTCGGCAAGCCGCGCGCCAAGGATGCCACGTATTTCGGCACCGTCATCGCGCGCGGCGCGGATACGTCGATTGCCTTTGTCGAACGCGAGCGTGGCGGCAAGCGCTGGGTCGGTCTCGAGATCCCGCTCACCCGCTTTCGCGAGAAGGTGCTCCGCCTGCCAATCACCCCGACACTGAACGCCTTCATGCGGCTGCGCGATTCGCTGCAGATGGCGCCGACCGACAGCAACTCGCAGCCGATCGCGGTCCGGGTGTTCGGGGATCACGGCGAGGTGCTGCTCGAGTCGGGCAATGTGGCCAACGGGGATTGGAAGAGTGACCGGATGGTGCTCGGACCGCTGATGGCGCGCATCACCTACGCCATTCTGCCGAGCGCCGTGCCGGTGCTGATGCCGGGCGGGTATCCACCGCTGCCCGGCGCGCGCGTCGCCATGGCCGTTGCGCTGGCCCTGCTCCTGGTGAGCGCCGCCGCGGTCACGGCCTGGCGCGCCGTCGCGCTCAGCCGACTGCGCGAGGAATTCACTTCGAGCATGTCGCACGAGCTGCGCACGCCGCTGGCCAACATCCAGCTGTTCGCCGAGACCCTGCTCCTGGAGCGAGCGGGCGGCGAGGCAGCCCAACGCGGCGCGCTTGACACGATCGTGCGCGAGACCCGTCACCTGGGGCAGATGGTCGAGAACGTGCTCGCGCTGTCGCGCGTGGGGCGCCCGGCGCACCGCCTCTCGCCGCGCCCGGAGGATGTCGACCGCCTGGTGCGGGAAGTCGCCGCGCTCTTCGAGCCCCTCGCCCGCGCGCATCGGATCGTCCTCGAGACGACCATCACGCCGGGGCCGATGGCAACGCTCGACGGGGACGCGGTGCGCCGCATCCTGATCAATCTGCTCGACAACGCGATCCGACACGGCGGCAGCGGCGGCACCGTCCACGTCAGCTCCCGGCATGACACAACCGTGCTCGAATTCGCCGTGGCGGATCAGGGGCCCGGCATCCCGCCGCAGGACCGGGAGCGGATCTGGGAGCCCTTCGAACGCGGCGAGGGGAGCGGCAGCGGCATCGGGCTCGCCGTCGTCCGCCAACTGGTCCTGCTGCACCACGGCTCGGTCCAGATCGAGGAGGTTGCTCCACACGGTGCGTGCTTCCGGGTCACGCTCCCCCTGATAGCAGGAGAATGA
- a CDS encoding DoxX family protein, translated as MPATTVLAMLRRVVACLMAVHGAYRAALPERVRGFGSWLTSLHLPAGELLAAAITGAELAGAVALWFGWRRRVVSLLFVAELLIGIVLIHATEGWFVVGGGRNGMEYSVLLIAVLLAVAAEAPPRHDTA; from the coding sequence ATGCCTGCCACGACGGTGCTGGCCATGCTGCGCCGAGTGGTGGCCTGTCTCATGGCAGTGCACGGTGCCTACCGCGCAGCGTTGCCCGAGCGCGTGCGCGGCTTCGGCAGCTGGCTGACCTCGCTCCACCTCCCCGCGGGTGAGCTGCTGGCCGCCGCGATCACCGGCGCCGAACTCGCCGGGGCCGTGGCCCTCTGGTTCGGCTGGCGACGACGCGTGGTCTCACTGCTCTTCGTGGCGGAACTCTTGATCGGCATCGTCCTGATTCACGCGACGGAAGGGTGGTTCGTCGTGGGTGGGGGGCGCAACGGCATGGAGTACAGCGTGCTGTTGATCGCGGTCCTCCTCGCCGTCGCCGCCGAGGCTCCGCCACGCCACGACACCGCGTGA